Proteins encoded in a region of the Triticum dicoccoides isolate Atlit2015 ecotype Zavitan chromosome 3A, WEW_v2.0, whole genome shotgun sequence genome:
- the LOC119268726 gene encoding myosin-11-like: MENGDETLVSPTAEAEKAAPNGGVAGEEVTLADAVHPAKSYAAVAANAEIEDLRATKLDLEEQLANASQENKTLAAEAHRLEGLFSQARDDVATAEHAAATTEEEVASLRAEVERLQALLDRKKADREADERQRQELTAEVETVRQAKLNLEKEVDALKASAAATTVEDREAAPDAGAPKEEGVAWQGMAAGAAAGAAITAAVVLIYLRLKR, encoded by the coding sequence ATGGAGAACGGCGACGAAACCCTCGTCTCCCCCACCGCTGAGGCCGAGAAGGCTGCGCCCAACGGAGGCGTCGCGGGCGAGGAGGTCACCCTCGCCGACGCCGTCCACCCCGCCAAGTcctacgccgccgtcgccgccaacgcCGAGATCGAGGACCTCCGCGCCACCAAGCTCGACCTCGAGGAGCAGCTCGCCAACGCCAGCCAGGAGAACAAGACCCTCGCCGCGGAGGCCCACCGCCTCGAAGGCCTCTTCTCCCAGGCTCGGGACGACGTCGCCACCGCCGAgcatgccgccgccaccaccgaagAAGAGGTGGCCTCGCTCCGCGCCGAGGTCGAGCGCCTCCAGGCCCTCCTCGACCGCAAGAAGGCCGACCGTGAGGCGGACGAGCGCCAACGCCAGGAGCTCACGGCCGAGGTGGAGACCGTTCGTCAGGCGAAGCTCAATCTCGAGAAGGAGGTCGACGCCCTGAAGGCTTCCGCCGCTGCTACCACCGTGGAGGACAGGGAGGCTGCTCCGGACGCTGGGGCCCCGAAGGAAGAGGGAGTCGCCTGGCAGGGGATGGCAGCGGGGGCGGCCGCTGGTGCTGCCATCACAGCTGCCGTCGTTCTGATCTACCTCCGCCTCAAGAGGTAA